Proteins from a genomic interval of Phenylobacterium sp. LH3H17:
- the hemA gene encoding 5-aminolevulinate synthase: MDYKDAFRSALERVRSEGRYRVFADLKRHRGQFPRATWTQTDGAQAEVTVWCSNDYLGQGQNPVVLDAMHKAIDEAGAGSGGTRNISGTTHYHVELEHELADLHGKEAALLFTSGYVSNEASLSTLYKILPGLIIFSDELNHNSMISGIRAGGRDSRRVFRHNDLEHLEQLLIEAPADAPKVIAFESVYSMDGDIADLPGTVALAKKYGAMTYLDEVHAVGMYGPRGAGVAERDGVMAQIDIVEGTLGKAFGVMGGYIAADAVIVDAIRSFADGFIFTTSIPPALAAGAVASIRYLKDHNEVRIAHQERAATLKARLLKAGLPVMPSVSHIVPVLVGDAVHCKMISDTLLADYGIYVQPINYPTVPRGTERLRFTPSPAHTDDMMENLAEALEKLWVHCNIARVGGVAA; encoded by the coding sequence ATGGATTACAAGGACGCCTTCCGCTCAGCCCTCGAACGTGTCCGTTCGGAAGGCCGTTATCGGGTGTTCGCCGACCTCAAGCGCCATCGCGGCCAGTTTCCGCGCGCCACCTGGACCCAGACAGACGGGGCCCAGGCGGAGGTGACGGTCTGGTGCTCGAACGACTATCTGGGCCAGGGCCAGAACCCCGTCGTGCTGGACGCCATGCACAAGGCCATCGACGAAGCCGGGGCCGGCTCGGGTGGGACGCGCAACATCTCGGGCACCACCCACTACCATGTCGAGCTGGAGCACGAGCTCGCCGATCTCCACGGCAAGGAAGCAGCCCTCCTGTTCACCTCGGGCTATGTCTCCAACGAGGCCTCGCTCTCGACGCTCTACAAGATCCTGCCCGGCCTGATCATCTTTTCGGACGAGCTGAATCACAACTCGATGATTTCCGGCATCCGGGCCGGCGGTCGCGACAGCCGCCGGGTGTTCCGTCACAACGACCTCGAGCACCTGGAGCAGCTGCTGATCGAGGCTCCGGCCGACGCCCCCAAGGTCATCGCCTTCGAGAGCGTCTACTCGATGGACGGCGACATCGCCGACCTGCCGGGCACGGTGGCGCTGGCCAAGAAGTATGGCGCCATGACCTACCTGGACGAGGTCCACGCGGTCGGCATGTACGGCCCCCGCGGGGCCGGCGTGGCCGAGCGCGACGGCGTGATGGCGCAGATCGACATCGTCGAGGGCACGCTGGGCAAGGCGTTCGGGGTTATGGGCGGCTACATCGCCGCCGACGCCGTGATCGTCGACGCCATCCGCTCCTTTGCCGACGGCTTCATCTTCACCACCTCGATCCCGCCGGCGCTCGCCGCCGGCGCGGTGGCCTCGATTCGCTATCTCAAGGACCACAACGAGGTCCGCATCGCCCATCAGGAGCGCGCAGCGACCCTGAAGGCGCGGCTCCTGAAGGCTGGTCTGCCGGTGATGCCGTCGGTGAGCCACATCGTTCCCGTCCTGGTGGGCGACGCGGTCCATTGCAAGATGATCTCCGACACCCTCCTTGCCGACTACGGGATCTATGTGCAGCCGATCAACTATCCCACCGTGCCGCGCGGCACCGAGCGCCTGCGGTTCACGCCGTCGCCCGCCCACACCGACGACATGATGGAGAATCTGGCCGAGGCGCTGGAGAAGCTTTGGGTCCACTGCAACATCGCCCGGGTCGGCGGGGTCGCCGCCTAG
- a CDS encoding enoyl-CoA hydratase/isomerase family protein → MTEDVLTRIEGKVGRITLNRPQALHALNTAMCRAITQALVAWRDDPAIELVLLDHSGERGFCAGGDIRMLAESGAGDGKAAREFFFVEYRLNHLLFEYEKPVVTIMDGITMGGGVGLAMPSGYRVATEKTTFAMPETGIGLFPDVGGGWFLPRMPGHIGLWLALTGARIKAADCELVGVATDFVESARIPELKAAIVADPAAVETILTEFEADAGRPPIAAHQDEIDRIFGVDSLEGILAALEAADSDWAREQLKVLAGKSPQTMKVAFRQLRLGGAAASFADNMAMEYRIGARVVQRHDFLEGVRAVIVEKDNAPRWQPATPEGVDDTMLDAIFAPLPSGEEWSPLPRQ, encoded by the coding sequence ATGACGGAAGACGTTCTCACCCGCATCGAAGGCAAGGTCGGGCGGATTACGCTCAATCGACCCCAGGCGCTGCACGCGCTGAACACCGCCATGTGCCGGGCGATCACCCAGGCCCTGGTGGCCTGGCGCGACGATCCGGCCATCGAGCTGGTCTTGCTGGATCATTCGGGCGAGCGCGGTTTCTGCGCCGGAGGCGACATTCGCATGCTGGCCGAGAGCGGGGCGGGGGACGGCAAGGCGGCGCGCGAATTCTTCTTCGTCGAGTACCGGCTGAACCACCTGCTGTTCGAGTACGAGAAGCCCGTCGTCACCATCATGGATGGGATCACCATGGGCGGCGGGGTCGGCCTGGCCATGCCCTCCGGCTACCGAGTGGCCACGGAGAAGACCACCTTCGCCATGCCTGAGACCGGGATCGGCCTGTTCCCAGACGTTGGCGGCGGCTGGTTCCTGCCGCGCATGCCCGGCCATATCGGCCTGTGGCTGGCCCTGACCGGCGCGCGGATCAAGGCCGCCGACTGCGAGTTGGTGGGTGTGGCCACCGACTTCGTGGAAAGCGCCAGGATACCCGAACTGAAGGCCGCCATCGTCGCCGATCCGGCCGCCGTCGAGACCATCCTGACGGAATTCGAGGCCGACGCCGGGCGGCCGCCCATCGCCGCCCACCAGGACGAAATCGATAGGATCTTCGGCGTCGACAGCCTCGAGGGCATCCTGGCGGCGCTCGAGGCCGCCGACAGCGACTGGGCGCGCGAGCAGCTCAAGGTGCTGGCCGGGAAGTCGCCCCAGACGATGAAGGTCGCCTTCCGCCAGCTCCGGTTGGGCGGAGCCGCGGCGAGCTTCGCCGACAACATGGCCATGGAGTACCGGATCGGGGCGCGGGTCGTTCAACGCCACGACTTCCTCGAAGGGGTTCGCGCAGTGATCGTGGAGAAGGACAACGCCCCGCGCTGGCAGCCGGCCACGCCGGAAGGGGTCGACGACACCATGCTGGACGCCATATTTGCGCCTCTACCTTCCGGAGAGGAGTGGTCGCCCCTACCTAGGCAATGA
- a CDS encoding class I SAM-dependent methyltransferase → MKRSLLLAACAAISMAAASVQAAPPAHVTAAVANPDRPAADRERDDARKPAEMLEFAGVKQGDVVVELIPGGGYFTRMLSAAVGPTGKVFAAVPAADLEKAKTEAKGNVTPVAMTGPAFKTPEPVDLMFTAQNYHDFHLKRFNLDVAAVNKALFDTIKPGGTLVIIDHAAVDGAPLEVADSLHRIDPAVVKREVEAAGFKFVGESNAVRNSADDKTKLVFDPSIRGKTDQFVFKFKKPG, encoded by the coding sequence ATGAAACGCAGTCTTCTGTTGGCCGCCTGCGCGGCGATTTCCATGGCCGCCGCCTCCGTCCAGGCTGCACCGCCCGCCCATGTGACCGCCGCCGTAGCGAATCCCGACCGGCCCGCCGCCGACAGGGAGCGCGACGACGCGCGCAAGCCCGCCGAGATGCTGGAGTTCGCTGGCGTAAAGCAGGGCGACGTGGTCGTCGAACTGATCCCCGGCGGCGGTTATTTCACTCGCATGTTGAGCGCCGCGGTGGGGCCGACCGGCAAGGTCTTCGCCGCCGTGCCGGCCGCCGACCTGGAAAAGGCCAAGACCGAGGCCAAGGGCAATGTCACCCCGGTGGCCATGACCGGCCCCGCCTTCAAGACACCTGAGCCGGTAGATTTGATGTTCACCGCCCAGAACTATCACGACTTCCATCTTAAGCGGTTCAACCTGGACGTGGCGGCGGTGAACAAGGCGCTCTTCGACACCATCAAGCCGGGCGGGACCTTGGTGATCATCGACCATGCCGCCGTTGACGGGGCGCCGCTGGAGGTCGCCGACAGCCTGCATCGAATCGATCCGGCCGTCGTAAAGCGCGAGGTCGAGGCCGCCGGCTTCAAGTTCGTGGGCGAGAGCAACGCGGTACGCAATTCCGCCGACGACAAGACCAAGCTGGTGTTCGATCCCTCGATCCGCGGCAAGACCGACCAGTTCGTCTTCAAGTTCAAGAAGCCCGGCTAG
- the nusB gene encoding transcription antitermination factor NusB produces the protein MSGSAHNMRSVARLAAIQALYQMEVSGAGVEAVIREFADHRFDRGMEGDEATEGDTLASADEAFFAELVRGVVGAQREIDSAVVKRLAAGWRLERLDATVRAILRAGAFELAHRADVPTEVVIDEYVELAKSFFEGPEPGFVNGALDAVAQDVRPR, from the coding sequence ATGAGCGGGTCCGCCCACAACATGCGTTCCGTGGCCCGGCTGGCCGCGATCCAGGCCCTCTATCAGATGGAAGTCTCCGGCGCCGGCGTCGAGGCCGTGATCCGCGAGTTCGCCGACCATCGGTTCGACCGAGGCATGGAAGGCGACGAGGCTACCGAGGGCGACACCCTGGCCAGCGCCGACGAAGCGTTCTTCGCCGAGCTGGTGCGCGGCGTCGTCGGCGCCCAGCGCGAGATCGACAGCGCCGTGGTCAAGCGGCTGGCCGCCGGCTGGCGGCTGGAGCGATTGGACGCCACGGTCCGCGCCATCCTGCGCGCCGGGGCCTTCGAGCTGGCCCATCGCGCCGACGTGCCCACCGAGGTGGTGATCGACGAGTATGTTGAGCTCGCCAAGTCGTTCTTCGAAGGTCCCGAGCCGGGCTTCGTGAACGGCGCCCTGGACGCGGTGGCCCAGGATGTCCGGCCCAGATGA
- a CDS encoding MucR family transcriptional regulator codes for MSIDVEPEGRSGEELLRLGADIVSAYVSRNAVSVDAVPDIIRSVHSALESLGRAAVAQPEERAKPAVPINRSIQNDFIVCLEDGKKLKMLKRYLRSRYDMSPEDYRRRWGLPPDYPMVAPAYAARRSDFAKKIGLGRGVRRGK; via the coding sequence ATGAGTATTGATGTCGAACCCGAGGGTCGTTCGGGTGAAGAACTGCTGCGCCTCGGCGCCGATATCGTCTCGGCATATGTGAGCCGCAACGCCGTCTCGGTAGACGCCGTTCCCGACATCATCAGGTCCGTCCATAGCGCGCTGGAGTCTCTCGGCCGCGCGGCCGTCGCCCAGCCGGAGGAGCGGGCCAAACCCGCGGTTCCGATCAACCGCTCGATCCAGAACGACTTCATCGTCTGCCTGGAGGACGGCAAGAAGCTGAAGATGCTGAAGCGCTATCTGCGGTCGCGATACGACATGAGCCCTGAGGACTATCGCCGCCGCTGGGGCCTGCCGCCCGACTATCCGATGGTGGCGCCGGCCTATGCGGCGCGGCGCAGCGATTTCGCCAAGAAGATCGGCCTTGGCCGAGGCGTTCGTCGCGGGAAGTGA
- a CDS encoding riboflavin synthase: MFTGIVTDVGRVRAVRDTNRDRRFEVETSFDLSTVDIGASISHAGCCLTVVEKGDGWFAVEVSGETLSMTTLEEWKAGDPVNLERAARVGDELGGHIVSGHVDGVGEVISIESEGGSHRVKVRVPRPLHRYIAPKGSITVQGVSLTVNEVEDDVFGVNLIPHTWDVTTLGRLKVGSRVNLEIDMLARYLARWRETA, encoded by the coding sequence ATGTTCACCGGGATCGTCACCGATGTGGGCCGCGTCCGCGCCGTCCGCGACACCAACCGCGACCGCAGGTTCGAGGTGGAGACCAGCTTTGACCTTTCCACGGTCGATATCGGCGCCTCGATCAGCCACGCCGGCTGCTGCCTGACCGTGGTGGAGAAGGGCGATGGCTGGTTCGCCGTCGAAGTTTCCGGCGAGACCCTGTCGATGACCACCCTGGAGGAGTGGAAGGCCGGTGACCCGGTCAACCTGGAACGCGCCGCCAGGGTTGGCGACGAGCTGGGCGGTCACATTGTTTCGGGCCATGTGGACGGAGTGGGGGAGGTGATCTCCATCGAGAGCGAGGGGGGTTCGCACCGGGTCAAGGTCCGGGTCCCGCGCCCCCTGCACCGCTATATCGCGCCCAAGGGCTCCATCACGGTGCAAGGCGTCTCCCTGACCGTCAACGAGGTCGAGGACGACGTCTTCGGGGTGAATCTGATCCCTCACACCTGGGATGTGACCACCCTGGGCCGTCTCAAGGTCGGCAGCCGCGTGAACCTGGAGATCGATATGCTGGCGCGCTATCTCGCCCGCTGGCGCGAAACGGCCTAA
- the nrdR gene encoding transcriptional regulator NrdR produces MRCPFCGHAESQVKDSRPSEDGAAIRRRRLCPECGGRFTTFERVQLRELTILKRSGRRTPFERDKLARSIAIATRKRPIEPERIERMISLIARQLESMGETELASSVVGELVMKQLKSLDDVAYVRYASVYRDFREAGEFATFLGEEGLSEASEDER; encoded by the coding sequence ATGCGCTGCCCATTCTGCGGTCACGCCGAGAGCCAGGTGAAGGACAGCCGTCCGTCGGAAGACGGGGCGGCCATCCGCCGCCGCCGCCTCTGCCCGGAGTGCGGCGGCCGCTTCACCACCTTCGAACGGGTGCAACTGCGCGAGCTGACGATTCTCAAGCGATCGGGGCGGCGCACGCCGTTCGAGCGCGACAAGCTGGCCCGCTCCATCGCCATCGCCACCCGCAAGCGGCCGATCGAGCCTGAACGCATCGAGCGGATGATCTCGCTGATCGCCCGCCAGCTTGAGAGCATGGGCGAGACCGAGCTCGCCTCGTCCGTGGTGGGCGAACTGGTCATGAAGCAGCTCAAGAGCCTCGATGATGTGGCCTATGTCCGCTACGCTTCGGTCTATCGCGACTTCCGCGAGGCCGGCGAGTTCGCGACCTTCCTCGGCGAGGAGGGCCTGAGCGAGGCCTCCGAGGATGAGCGCTAG
- a CDS encoding RibD family protein: MSASVTLKLATSLDGRIATATGESRWITGPEARQATHRLRSEHDAVLVGVETALADDPELTVRLPGWTGPQPARVVLDSRQRLADGCKLVAAAREIPTYLVSTTPPDPRLTNAGVRVLQVHAIGDDRPELRDVVATLAREGLERLFVEGGGQVAASFLRCGLVDRLEWFRAPIVIGGEGRPGIGALSVTALADAPKLRRLEVLEVGADLWERYERI, translated from the coding sequence ATGAGCGCTAGCGTCACCCTCAAGCTCGCCACCTCGCTGGACGGGCGGATCGCCACGGCCACCGGCGAGAGCCGTTGGATCACGGGACCTGAGGCGCGCCAGGCGACCCACCGCCTGCGTTCCGAGCATGACGCCGTTCTGGTCGGGGTCGAGACGGCGCTGGCGGACGATCCTGAACTGACCGTGCGGCTTCCCGGCTGGACCGGGCCGCAGCCCGCTCGCGTCGTGTTGGACAGTCGGCAAAGGCTGGCCGACGGCTGCAAGCTGGTCGCCGCCGCCCGCGAAATCCCGACCTATCTGGTGTCCACGACGCCGCCCGACCCCCGGCTGACCAACGCCGGCGTCCGGGTGCTGCAGGTCCACGCCATCGGCGACGATCGTCCGGAGTTGCGTGACGTGGTGGCGACCCTCGCAAGGGAAGGCCTGGAGCGGCTGTTCGTCGAGGGCGGCGGCCAGGTGGCGGCGAGCTTCCTGCGCTGCGGGCTGGTGGACCGTCTGGAATGGTTCCGTGCGCCGATCGTGATCGGTGGGGAGGGGCGGCCGGGGATCGGCGCCCTGTCGGTGACCGCACTGGCCGACGCGCCGAAGCTGCGGCGCCTTGAAGTCCTGGAGGTCGGCGCCGACCTGTGGGAGCGTTACGAGAGGATTTGA
- the ribH gene encoding 6,7-dimethyl-8-ribityllumazine synthase encodes MLEEKIRILVVEARFYDDLADELLKAAADVITAHDAEYDVISVPGALEIPGAIAIAEEGGHRPAGKRYDGYVALGTVIRGETYHFEIVSNESARGLMDLAIGKRLAIGNGILTVEDGDQAWARARASEGDKGGGAARAALEMIALKRQLLGQAVR; translated from the coding sequence ATGCTCGAAGAGAAAATCCGCATCCTCGTCGTCGAGGCGCGCTTCTATGACGACCTGGCCGACGAGCTGCTGAAGGCAGCCGCCGACGTGATCACCGCCCATGATGCGGAATACGACGTGATCAGCGTCCCCGGCGCCCTGGAGATTCCCGGGGCCATCGCCATCGCCGAGGAGGGCGGTCATCGCCCGGCCGGCAAGCGCTACGACGGCTACGTGGCGCTCGGCACGGTGATCCGCGGCGAGACCTATCACTTCGAGATCGTCTCCAACGAATCCGCGCGGGGTCTCATGGACCTGGCCATCGGCAAGCGGCTGGCCATCGGCAACGGCATCCTGACCGTCGAGGACGGCGACCAGGCCTGGGCGCGGGCGCGGGCGAGCGAGGGCGACAAGGGCGGCGGCGCGGCGCGCGCGGCGCTGGAGATGATCGCGCTCAAGCGCCAGCTGCTCGGCCAGGCCGTCCGATGA
- the glyA gene encoding serine hydroxymethyltransferase — MTVHTQTPSDAFFSASVAEADPDIAAVLTRELKRQQDQIELIASENIVSRAVMEVQGSVLTNKYAEGYPGKRYYGGCEVVDIAEQIAIERAKQIFGCEYANVQPHSGSQANQAVFMATMSPGDTFMGMDLAAGGHLTHGKSVNQSGKWFRPVAYSVRQQDHLIDYDQAAEVALAEKPKVIIAGASAYSRHIDFARFREIADSVDAVLMVDIAHYAGLVAGGVYPNPFPHAHVVTTTTHKTLRGPRGGMILTNSKKLAKKIDSAVFPGLQGGPLMHVIAAKAVAFGEALKPEFKLYARQVVDNARALSDSLQCAGFKIVSNGTDSHVMLVDLTPKGVSGADAEVALERAHITTNKNGIPFDPLPPMQTSGLRVGTPAGTTRGFGPGEFRQVGTWMGEVLDGLSRGGDNSAVEAKVRDEVLALTKRFPIYG, encoded by the coding sequence ATGACCGTCCACACCCAGACACCATCCGACGCCTTCTTCTCCGCCAGCGTCGCCGAGGCCGACCCCGACATCGCCGCGGTGCTGACGCGCGAACTGAAGCGCCAGCAGGACCAGATCGAGCTGATCGCGTCCGAGAACATCGTCTCGCGCGCGGTGATGGAGGTCCAGGGCTCGGTCCTTACCAACAAGTACGCCGAGGGCTATCCGGGTAAGCGCTACTACGGCGGCTGTGAGGTGGTGGACATCGCCGAGCAGATCGCCATCGAGCGGGCCAAGCAGATCTTCGGCTGCGAGTACGCCAATGTGCAGCCGCACTCGGGCAGCCAGGCCAATCAGGCGGTGTTCATGGCCACCATGAGCCCGGGCGACACCTTCATGGGTATGGACCTGGCGGCGGGCGGCCACCTGACCCACGGCAAGAGCGTCAACCAGTCGGGCAAGTGGTTCCGGCCGGTCGCCTATTCCGTACGCCAGCAGGATCATCTGATCGACTACGACCAGGCCGCCGAGGTGGCCCTGGCGGAGAAGCCCAAGGTGATCATCGCCGGCGCCTCGGCCTATAGCCGCCACATCGACTTCGCCCGTTTCCGCGAGATCGCCGACAGCGTCGACGCCGTCCTGATGGTCGACATCGCCCACTATGCGGGCCTGGTGGCCGGCGGGGTCTATCCGAACCCGTTCCCGCACGCCCATGTGGTGACCACGACCACCCACAAGACGCTGCGCGGCCCGCGCGGCGGCATGATCCTCACCAACTCCAAGAAGCTGGCCAAGAAGATCGACAGCGCGGTCTTCCCGGGCCTGCAGGGCGGCCCGCTGATGCACGTGATCGCCGCCAAGGCCGTGGCCTTCGGCGAGGCGCTGAAGCCCGAGTTCAAGCTCTATGCGCGCCAGGTGGTCGACAACGCCCGCGCCCTGTCGGACAGCCTGCAATGCGCCGGCTTCAAGATCGTGTCCAATGGCACCGACAGCCACGTGATGCTGGTCGACCTGACCCCCAAGGGGGTGTCGGGCGCCGACGCCGAGGTCGCCCTGGAGCGGGCCCACATCACCACCAACAAGAACGGCATCCCATTCGATCCGCTTCCCCCGATGCAGACCTCGGGCCTGCGGGTCGGCACGCCGGCCGGCACCACGCGCGGCTTCGGGCCCGGCGAATTCCGCCAGGTCGGGACCTGGATGGGCGAGGTTCTGGACGGGCTTTCCAGGGGCGGCGACAACTCCGCTGTCGAGGCCAAGGTGCGCGATGAGGTGTTGGCGCTCACGAAACGCTTCCCCATCTACGGCTAG